Proteins from a genomic interval of Gadus morhua chromosome 21, gadMor3.0, whole genome shotgun sequence:
- the rps29 gene encoding small ribosomal subunit protein uS14 isoform X2 → MGHQQLYWSHPRKFGQGSRSCRVCSNRHGLIRKYGLNMCRQCFRQYAHDIGFVKLD, encoded by the exons ATGGGCCATCAGCAGCTCTATTGGAGTCATCCTAGAAAATTCGGCCAAGGATCGCGATCCTG CCGGGTGTGCTCTAACAGACATGGACTTATCCGAAAATACGGACTAAACATGTGCCGTCAGTGCTTCAGGCAATACGCACACGACATCGGCTTCGTGAAG TTGGATTAG
- the mgat2 gene encoding alpha-1,6-mannosyl-glycoprotein 2-beta-N-acetylglucosaminyltransferase produces the protein MRFRIYKRKVVILTVVVVVCGLAFWSSGRQKKTHDSSSSSSNDDDDGGPAIPKEVEAVRKSSSSSSSSSSSSSSNSVSISNSNNNNPQAQATPTVSRPPALAPVVVQANESHVEKDKDKGKASRPDTDNTTMVYRGIVFQLNFDQTIRNEEKFKAARKKGNVVVVVQVHNRPDYLKLLIESLRKAEGVEGILLIFSHDVWSPEINQVVASVDFCQVLQIFFPFSIQLYPQEFPGKDPRDCPRDISKKDALTLGCINAEYPDSFGHYREAKFSQTKHHWWWKLHFVWDRVRSLKDHTGMVLLIEEDHYLAPDFLHLLRLMSALKEEQYSECDVLSLGSYSHIGFSSKANKVEVKAWKSTEHNMGMALNRDAYQKLVRCTDDFCTYDDYNWDWSLQHLTVSCLATYWKVMVAEAPRVFHAGDCGMHHKKAACMPANQKTKIENILQSSSNQLFPKNLLITKRLPANGAGGVAPHVKNGGWGDIRDHELCKSYLRLQ, from the coding sequence ATGAGATTCAGGATCTACAAGAGGAAGGTGGTGATTCTGACTGTGGTGGTGGTCGTCTGTGGCCTTGCTTTCTGGAGCAGTGGGAGGCAGAAGAAGACCcacgacagcagcagcagcagcagcaacgatGACGACGACGGTGGTCCAGCGATCCCCAAGGAAGTAGAGGCTGTACGGaagagtagcagcagcagcagcagcagcagcagcagtagcagtagtaatagcgttagcattagcaacagcaacaacaacaacccccaGGCACAGGCTACCCCCACCGTGAGCCGCCCGCCCGCGCTAGCTCCCGTCGTCGTTCAAGCCAATGAGAGCCATGTGGAGAAAGACAAGGACAAAGGGAAAGCCTCGAGGCCGGACACGGACAACACCACCATGGTGTACCGGGGCATCGTCTTCCAGCTCAACTTTGACCAGACGATAAGGAACGAGGAGAAGTTTAAGGCGGCCCGCAAAAAGGGCAACGTGGTCGTGGTGGTTCAGGTCCACAACCGGCCGGACTACCTTAAGCTCCTGATTGAGAGTTTGCGGAAggcggagggggtggagggcatACTGCTGATATTCAGCCACGACGTCTGGTCCCCGGAGATCAACCAGGTGGTGGCCTCGGTGGACTTCTGCCAGGTCCTGCAGATCTTCTTCCCCTTCAGCATCCAGCTGTATCCGCAGGAGTTCCCGGGCAAGGACCCCCGGGACTGCCCGAGAGACATTTCGAAGAAGGACGCCTTGACGCTGGGCTGCATCAACGCCGAGTACCCCGACTCGTTCGGCCACTACCGCGAGGCCAAGTTCTCCCAGACCAAGCATCACTGGTGGTGGAAGCTGCACTTTGTGTGGGACCGGGTGCGCTCCCTCAAGGACCACACCGGCATGGTCCTGCTCATCGAGGAGGACCACTACCTGGCGCCGGACTTCCTGCATCTCCTGAGGCTGATGAGCgcgctgaaggaggagcagtACTCGGAATGCGACGTCCTCTCGCTGGGCAGTTACAGCCACATCGGCTTCTCCAGCAAGGCgaacaaggtggaggtgaaggcgtGGAAGTCGACTGAGCACAACATGGGCATGGCGCTGAACCGCGACGCCTACCAGAAGCTGGTGCGCTGCACAGACGACTTCTGCACCTACGACGACTACAACTGGGACTGGTCCCTGCAGCACCTGACGGTGTCGTGCCTGGCCACCTACTGGAAGGTGATGGTGGCCGAGGCGCCGCGCGTCTTCCACGCCGGCGACTGCGGCATGCACCACAAGAAGGCCGCCTGCATGCCCGCCAACCAGAAGACCAAGATAGAGAACATTCTGCAGAGTAGCTCCAACCAGCTGTTCCCCAAGAACCTGCTGATCACTAAGAGACTGCCCGCCAACGGGGCCGGCGGTGTGGCCCCGCACGTCAAGAACGGGGGCTGGGGTGACATTAGGGACCATGAACTCTGCAAGAGTTACCTTCGATTACAGTGA
- the rps29 gene encoding small ribosomal subunit protein uS14 isoform X1, whose translation MGHQQLYWSHPRKFGQGSRSCRVCSNRHGLIRKYGLNMCRQCFRQYAHDIGFVKVRVLVNSPAL comes from the exons ATGGGCCATCAGCAGCTCTATTGGAGTCATCCTAGAAAATTCGGCCAAGGATCGCGATCCTG CCGGGTGTGCTCTAACAGACATGGACTTATCCGAAAATACGGACTAAACATGTGCCGTCAGTGCTTCAGGCAATACGCACACGACATCGGCTTCGTGAAGGTAAGAGTGTTGGTCAATTCTCCTGCCTTGTAA